In Deltaproteobacteria bacterium, the genomic window CGCCAGATTCCTGCGGGTCGTGAATTCATGGCCGCCAACCCAGTAAGCGCCACCCCGGCAAGTGCAATTGCCCTCGGAAATGCAGATGCTTTCCCCCTGTAGCCAATTCTTGTAACAGGAAAAGATACAGTCTGTGGGTTCGGCAAAGGGCTCAAAAGGTTTAGGGTCGGGCACATCATAGAATCCGACAAGCGGGGTCGTTATTCCCGCTGTTTCCAGTAACCTGGTTGGGTCAGGTGGCATACTTGTCCTCAATAGCGCCGCCTAGTACTTCCCGATGAACTCCTTGCCCGTTTCGATGAGGGGATCGCCGGGTTTCCATCCGGCGGGTGCCGCTTTTCCCGGGTTCGCCCTGACCGCCTGCATCGCCTTGATCTGGCGAATCAGCTCGTCAACGTTCCGCCCGACCGGGTCGGCTAGCACTTCCACCGCCTGGACGACGCCGTCAGGGTCGACTATGAAACGGGCTCTGCGGTTCAAACCCGAAAACCTGTTCCACACCCCATACGCCCGGGAAACGCTGCCGCTCGGATCGGAGGCCATCACGTACCAAACGTTCTTCACCGTGGGCGATGTCTTCTTCCACATCCAATGCGAGAAATGAGTGTCTGTACTGATCGCGATGACCTCTACACCCAAGGCCTTCAGTTCCGTTTTCGCGGCTGCGACCGCAGCCAACTCCGTGGGTCAGACAAAGGTAAAGTCCGCCGGATAGAAGCAGACCACGCGCAACTTACCATTGAAATCGG contains:
- a CDS encoding redoxin domain-containing protein, whose amino-acid sequence is MAAVAAAKTELKALGVEVIAISTDTHFSHWMWKKTSPTVKNVWYVMASDPSGSVSRAYGVWNRFSGLNRRARFIVDPDGVVQAVEVLADPVGRNVDELIRQIKAMQAVRANPGKAAPAGWKPGDPLIETGKEFIGKY